Proteins co-encoded in one Meiothermus sp. genomic window:
- the smpB gene encoding SsrA-binding protein SmpB, with protein MAGLENRKARHDYEILETYEAGLALKGTEVKSIRSGQVDFTGTFARFQNGELFLENLYIAPYEKGGYTNHDPRRPRKLLLHKHELSKLKARVEQKGLTLVPLKIYFNERGKAKLLLALARGKRAYQKKADDKKRAVQRALEEW; from the coding sequence ATGGCTGGACTCGAGAACCGCAAGGCACGCCACGACTACGAGATACTGGAAACCTACGAGGCTGGCCTGGCGCTCAAAGGTACAGAGGTTAAGTCTATCCGCTCGGGTCAGGTAGACTTTACCGGCACCTTTGCGCGTTTCCAGAACGGGGAGCTGTTCCTCGAAAACCTTTATATCGCACCCTACGAAAAAGGCGGCTACACCAACCACGACCCGCGCCGCCCGCGTAAACTTTTGTTGCACAAGCACGAGCTAAGCAAGCTCAAAGCTCGAGTTGAGCAAAAAGGGCTGACCCTGGTTCCGCTCAAGATCTATTTCAACGAACGGGGCAAAGCCAAGCTCCTGCTGGCGCTTGCAAGGGGCAAGCGGGCTTACCAGAAGAAAGCTGACGACAAAAAGCGGGCCGTGCAGCGGGCCCTCGAGGAATGGTAG
- a CDS encoding N-acetylmuramoyl-L-alanine amidase, translated as MRRLLTFFTALLGLTWAQYEGRLLVGFQESQAIYPGGSTVAYGPARFIAEALGLGYLEASGKVYLSLGSRVAAFPINSQGADAVRLLNAYQSQGSLWVPVRELARILDLYYRNDYGASVLALRPARLLEVQRATAGSSERYILRFDRDVQVRLLANNPPRLALIGVTEAPDAPPNSAISFSKESWGTEIYLPQGNQPPRLLFLPQQVVVERGSTAKLPRVVLDAGHGGADSGVVVGNLREKDLVLSVAQQMQKLLQGRLEVVLTRNGDRAVPLLARAQYASTAQVFISLHADAGGRVTVFSHPEIQTLRLLEKGRELSARSPAAQRAILERFVAAPGSSARFAQAVSQGFAKAGIVANTSQDAMYVLSMAGGSAVLVEVGFEQLRSPQGRTQIAEILAAAVLNHLGLSTNPTGGTRP; from the coding sequence ATGCGGCGTTTATTGACATTTTTCACGGCATTGCTTGGCCTGACCTGGGCTCAATACGAAGGTCGCTTACTTGTAGGATTTCAGGAAAGTCAGGCCATTTACCCCGGTGGTAGTACGGTGGCCTACGGCCCGGCCAGGTTTATCGCCGAGGCTTTGGGGCTGGGCTACCTCGAGGCTTCAGGTAAGGTATATCTGAGCTTGGGTAGCCGGGTGGCGGCTTTTCCCATTAACAGTCAGGGCGCCGATGCTGTTCGATTGCTCAATGCGTATCAAAGCCAGGGTAGCCTGTGGGTTCCTGTTCGGGAGCTGGCCCGCATATTGGATCTCTACTACCGCAACGACTACGGGGCCTCGGTACTGGCCTTGCGCCCGGCGCGGCTCCTGGAGGTACAGCGGGCCACAGCAGGCTCGAGCGAACGCTACATCTTGCGTTTTGATCGGGACGTGCAAGTACGACTTTTAGCCAATAACCCGCCCCGCCTGGCTTTGATCGGGGTTACCGAAGCGCCGGACGCTCCGCCCAACTCGGCTATTAGCTTCAGCAAAGAAAGCTGGGGCACTGAGATCTACCTACCTCAGGGCAATCAACCGCCCCGCTTGCTCTTTTTGCCTCAGCAGGTAGTGGTGGAACGCGGTTCCACAGCCAAGCTGCCCCGCGTGGTGCTCGATGCTGGTCATGGCGGGGCCGACAGCGGCGTGGTGGTTGGGAACCTGCGAGAAAAAGACCTGGTGCTTTCTGTAGCTCAGCAGATGCAAAAACTGCTTCAGGGGAGGCTCGAGGTTGTCCTGACCCGTAACGGTGACCGAGCAGTACCCCTCCTGGCTCGAGCCCAGTATGCCTCAACTGCGCAGGTGTTCATCAGCCTCCATGCGGACGCGGGTGGCCGCGTGACGGTGTTTAGCCACCCCGAGATACAGACCCTTCGACTGCTGGAAAAAGGGCGCGAGCTTTCGGCCCGCAGTCCGGCTGCCCAGCGGGCTATCCTGGAGCGCTTTGTGGCCGCCCCTGGCTCATCGGCGCGTTTTGCCCAGGCAGTCTCGCAAGGGTTTGCCAAAGCCGGTATTGTAGCCAACACCAGTCAGGATGCCATGTATGTGCTCTCGATGGCGGGGGGCTCGGCAGTTTTGGTTGAGGTGGGATTCGAGCAGCTGCGCTCACCCCAAGGCCGGACACAGATAGCTGAAATACTGGCGGCTGCAGTGCTCAATCACCTGGGTCTATCCACCAATCCTACAGGAGGCACCCGGCCATGA
- a CDS encoding GerMN domain-containing protein, with protein MRRILTFTNFLGLLMLLLGGWALWAIQGDNGSRSLNLPSDLDNQGPRTIRLHFAKDTGDGLVVEERTIQVVEGEYTMGRVLEELVRGPQVPGAAPLVPAGTPAPTVFLRDGTALVDLPAAYRRLGYGTSGETALIYGITNTLLEFKEVEQVKFLLDGQEVESIGHLSLLDPFRRAGQ; from the coding sequence ATGAGACGAATCCTGACCTTCACAAATTTTTTGGGCCTCCTGATGCTGCTCCTGGGTGGCTGGGCGCTATGGGCTATACAGGGTGATAATGGCTCGAGGTCGCTCAATCTGCCCTCCGACCTTGATAACCAAGGCCCACGTACCATCCGCTTACACTTTGCCAAGGACACTGGGGACGGTCTGGTAGTGGAAGAGCGCACGATTCAGGTGGTCGAAGGGGAGTACACCATGGGGAGGGTGCTGGAAGAGTTGGTGCGCGGGCCGCAAGTACCGGGCGCGGCACCGCTGGTGCCCGCTGGTACACCGGCTCCTACGGTTTTCCTGCGCGATGGCACAGCTTTGGTAGATCTACCGGCAGCCTATAGGCGCCTGGGATACGGTACATCCGGTGAAACAGCCCTCATTTATGGCATAACCAACACCCTGCTGGAGTTCAAGGAAGTGGAGCAGGTTAAGTTTTTGCTCGATGGCCAAGAAGTTGAAAGCATCGGGCACCTCTCGTTGCTGGATCCGTTTAGGCGAGCGGGTCAGTAA
- a CDS encoding AAA family ATPase, whose product MKIERLFLQGFKSFGERTSLEFGPGIYGIVGPNGSGKSNLVEALRWVVGARARELRGEEAMALLFHGSDGKAPLGFAEVGLELGGNGKRVSLSRRLERDGSSEIRLNNMRSTLRQIEQALMGTGLSRNGYAIVGQGEVGQILQAGPEVLLSYLEEAAGLRAVTQASKTAHERLESATLELQTRAQELAERKALVAEKAQQAEAACQAAALAARSLVLRRSVIAARIREADQEAKSAQQKAEALERERIQTAQRLRELEDEKSQALEALEVAQSTYSEALRQAEALEGELRLVEQERISLEGLLRRLTADTKEGEARLDRLRALQAPVPPSEEEPTPDLLQSHQLRLKELQSAIQSEESRLASAQKAYERFLQAQATYEAQKLAHEQMLAQQAALEADRARLEEELSALRAQVAAAQARESELRARLNDLVKQEGQVSSEARAARAEAGRLEALLRSGADLAEGPKRSRDAGIPGLVGVVADLLLVPAGLELAIEVALGARMQWVLCENEQAAQAAVKHLKQHGGRATFLPRTLLRPSRGRARDWATMPGVVGVARDLVQLPTCSEALPTLLGETLVMENLESALALVRQHPDHPRIVTLDGELLETSGAITGGRLQKGGQMLALRRRFQDTQAEALRLEGEAQTLRSQTELLRAELAGQHLTQLLKRQADLESELKAVRSSLARLVHSPMPHAPEPVEPPQPDRLQALRSEREALGTVLAQAREVAARWQRYREDWERYTVAQKDIADLEARLHSLRSEQAELRQQLLHLQSRKADLEQIKQSLNLSHLEGLLQTARTRTRALSEEESRLIARTNTLLSDLEALHLTQARREATIETLQQELSQLPSGPVETGSSRSLARALSETEAALEALGPINHLAEQEYALLKEDIAKLEQALQESEVVVHKLEAELHLVEAEYRERMQQVYRVFKEKFAHYASALLDAEVELERTHQGLELVLRPAGKRTVNLNLLSMGERTMGALAFLFALSEVGEEQGGLPIAVLDEVDAPLDEANIQRFCRFLQHFKGQTQFILVTHQKRTMEACDALYGVTTEKGVSRVYSIKREEVLV is encoded by the coding sequence ATGAAAATCGAGCGACTCTTTTTGCAAGGTTTTAAATCATTTGGCGAGCGCACCAGCCTCGAGTTTGGCCCTGGTATATACGGTATTGTGGGCCCCAATGGTTCGGGAAAAAGCAACCTGGTTGAGGCCCTGCGTTGGGTGGTGGGTGCCCGGGCCAGAGAGCTGCGGGGCGAGGAAGCAATGGCCCTCCTATTTCACGGCTCGGATGGCAAAGCGCCGCTGGGATTTGCAGAAGTCGGGCTGGAGCTGGGGGGCAATGGCAAGCGGGTGAGCCTGAGTCGGCGCCTAGAACGAGATGGCAGCAGTGAGATCCGGCTCAACAATATGCGCAGCACCCTGCGCCAGATTGAGCAGGCCCTGATGGGAACGGGGCTATCGCGAAATGGGTACGCCATTGTGGGGCAGGGTGAGGTGGGGCAGATCTTGCAGGCGGGGCCGGAGGTGCTGCTGTCATACCTGGAGGAAGCGGCGGGGTTGCGGGCTGTAACCCAAGCCAGCAAAACTGCCCACGAACGCCTTGAAAGCGCCACCCTTGAGCTGCAAACCCGCGCCCAGGAGCTGGCCGAGCGGAAAGCCTTGGTTGCCGAAAAAGCCCAGCAGGCCGAAGCGGCTTGCCAGGCAGCCGCTCTGGCAGCCCGTAGCCTGGTTTTGCGAAGAAGTGTAATAGCAGCGCGTATCCGCGAAGCCGACCAGGAAGCCAAAAGCGCCCAGCAAAAAGCCGAGGCCCTCGAGCGCGAGCGAATCCAGACAGCCCAGCGCTTACGGGAGCTCGAGGACGAAAAAAGCCAGGCTTTGGAGGCCTTAGAGGTGGCCCAGAGCACTTACAGCGAAGCCCTCCGACAGGCCGAAGCCTTAGAGGGTGAGCTGCGCTTGGTTGAGCAAGAGCGGATCTCTCTGGAAGGTTTGCTGCGCCGGTTGACAGCAGACACTAAGGAGGGCGAGGCCCGCCTGGATCGCCTTCGGGCCTTGCAAGCACCCGTACCTCCCAGCGAAGAAGAGCCCACCCCCGATTTGCTGCAAAGCCACCAACTACGCCTGAAGGAACTTCAGTCGGCGATTCAGAGCGAGGAAAGCCGGCTGGCTTCGGCCCAGAAAGCCTATGAGCGGTTTTTGCAGGCCCAGGCTACCTACGAAGCACAGAAGCTGGCGCACGAACAGATGCTGGCCCAGCAAGCGGCCCTCGAGGCCGATCGGGCCCGGCTCGAGGAAGAGCTATCGGCCCTGCGGGCCCAGGTAGCTGCGGCCCAGGCCAGAGAAAGTGAGTTACGCGCCCGCTTGAACGACCTGGTTAAGCAGGAAGGACAGGTCAGCAGCGAGGCCCGTGCGGCCCGTGCTGAAGCCGGTCGCCTCGAGGCCCTGCTGCGCTCTGGGGCCGACCTGGCCGAAGGCCCCAAACGGTCCCGCGATGCTGGAATTCCTGGTCTGGTGGGTGTGGTGGCCGACTTGCTCCTGGTACCTGCGGGTCTGGAGCTGGCTATTGAAGTGGCCCTGGGGGCGCGCATGCAGTGGGTGCTATGCGAGAACGAACAGGCCGCCCAGGCTGCTGTCAAGCACCTGAAGCAGCATGGAGGTCGGGCTACTTTTCTGCCCCGTACCCTTCTACGACCATCACGCGGACGAGCACGAGACTGGGCCACGATGCCTGGGGTTGTGGGGGTTGCCCGAGATCTGGTGCAGCTACCCACCTGCTCAGAAGCCCTGCCCACCTTGCTGGGAGAGACACTGGTCATGGAGAACCTCGAATCCGCACTGGCGCTGGTACGCCAGCACCCTGATCACCCTCGCATCGTAACCCTAGACGGAGAACTGCTGGAAACCAGCGGGGCCATTACTGGCGGGCGCTTACAAAAAGGCGGTCAGATGCTGGCCCTGCGTCGCCGCTTCCAGGACACCCAGGCTGAAGCCCTGCGCCTCGAGGGCGAAGCTCAGACCCTGCGTAGTCAGACCGAGTTGCTCCGGGCTGAGCTGGCGGGACAGCACTTAACCCAACTGCTAAAGCGGCAGGCCGATCTGGAATCCGAGCTCAAGGCCGTGCGCTCGAGCCTGGCGCGGCTCGTACACAGTCCTATGCCTCATGCCCCCGAGCCGGTCGAACCCCCCCAGCCCGACCGCCTCCAGGCCCTGCGCAGCGAGCGTGAAGCCCTGGGCACAGTGCTAGCCCAGGCGCGTGAGGTGGCCGCTCGCTGGCAACGCTATCGCGAAGATTGGGAGCGCTATACCGTGGCGCAAAAGGATATTGCCGACCTCGAGGCCCGCCTGCACAGCCTGCGAAGCGAGCAGGCCGAGCTGAGACAACAACTTCTCCACCTCCAGTCCCGTAAAGCCGACCTCGAGCAGATCAAACAAAGCCTGAACCTGTCTCACCTGGAAGGACTGCTTCAAACAGCCCGCACTCGTACCCGGGCCCTTTCGGAAGAGGAATCGCGGCTGATTGCTCGCACCAATACGCTTCTTTCCGACCTCGAGGCCCTCCACCTCACGCAAGCCCGACGCGAGGCCACCATCGAGACCCTGCAACAGGAGCTTTCCCAGTTGCCTTCCGGCCCGGTAGAGACAGGCTCTTCGCGTAGCCTGGCCCGGGCCCTTTCCGAAACGGAAGCAGCCCTGGAGGCCCTGGGCCCCATCAACCATCTGGCAGAGCAAGAATACGCTTTATTGAAGGAAGACATCGCCAAACTCGAGCAGGCCTTACAGGAGTCCGAGGTGGTGGTACACAAGCTCGAGGCGGAGCTGCACCTCGTGGAGGCGGAGTATCGAGAGCGCATGCAACAGGTATACCGGGTATTCAAGGAAAAGTTCGCCCATTACGCCAGCGCCCTGCTGGACGCAGAGGTAGAACTCGAGCGCACTCACCAGGGCCTCGAGCTCGTCCTCAGACCCGCCGGGAAGCGCACTGTTAACCTAAATTTGCTCTCGATGGGCGAGCGCACAATGGGCGCCCTGGCCTTTTTGTTTGCCCTCTCGGAGGTAGGCGAGGAGCAAGGTGGTCTTCCCATTGCTGTCCTGGACGAAGTCGATGCCCCATTGGATGAGGCCAACATCCAGCGCTTCTGCCGTTTTTTACAGCACTTTAAAGGCCAGACCCAGTTCATTTTGGTAACCCATCAGAAGCGCACCATGGAAGCCTGCGATGCGTTATACGGCGTGACCACCGAGAAGGGTGTGAGCCGGGTATACAGCATCAAGCGCGAGGAGGTTTTGGTCTAA